In Setaria italica strain Yugu1 chromosome IX, Setaria_italica_v2.0, whole genome shotgun sequence, the genomic stretch TCCAGGCGCTGCAGCTTGTCGGCGACGGGCGTCTGCTTGCCGAGGTTGCCGACGAACTTGGACACCGCCTTGTCCGCGACCGCACTGGTTACCACCGGTGTTATGGTCTTATGGAACCAACCACTTCTTTTGCCATGGCGACTAGCAGTAGCAGCCTAGCAGGGATAAAGCTGTGTCACTGGCTATACCCTCTCCCGGTATAGAGTTGTTGCATGAACGATTAGATTAGGAACCTTACAATTGCTTGCAGAGTTGTCATGTCTGGCACGAACGAATTTATCAGGGTGCCCGTGGTGGTATTTGCATTGTTGGTGTCACCCTAAGGCCGGCCTGCCGCCTGCGCATAGGGAAAAAGAACCCGGCATCGCGTTGTTGTCGAGGAACTTGGGAATCAGCGAAGTCCTCTCCTCTGCAGTGTAGCTGCACTGCAAATTTGCAATAGACATGGTTTTGATCGCCCTATAGCACTCCttccattcttaaatatatgatgtttcaGAAATTAGTTCTTTTTTGAACTAACTAGCTtatcctaaacgtcatatatttaaggacGGAGGTAGTACCTTATAATTTGTCCTTACTAGGTACGTGCCTGTTCAAGTTTCGGCAAGCGCTATAGCTGGATGCGCCGCTCTGCATATTCATGTCTGCATCGCTTGAGACATGGCAGCGGTGTGGATGCATCGTGCCATGGTCGACGGGGCGTTCCTTGTGAAAGACACAGCAATATAGCATTACAGGATGCAGTATCGCTGGTCCTCGCAGTTGCATTGAGTTGGCTTCAGGTTTCGTGCCTTCGTGGCCTCGTGGACTTTCAGTCTCTGCTTCCGGAGCCTGAAAGCTGAGAAGCACCTCGTCACAGTCCCACTAGGGGcttcgccgccgctggagcagcGTGGTGCTCTCAATGGCGTGCCGCGTGCGTCTCAAACACCTCTCGATCGTGCAGTGGATCCTGATGAGCAGCAGACCCAGCCACCGCTGCGATCGCCGACAGCTCCGGCcagccgccggcgaggcgtACGAGTGAaggtggagcggcggcgagcagggacGTCGCGATCGCGGCGAACGGACACGATGGCGAGGCCTCGCTATTCGCCGGACGTGTCGTTGGGCCGAACTGGGCCGTGCTAGCTAGTCGGCCCAGTTAAGCACAACGACAACAACGTGCTTAACCCCACAAGTCACCCCGACTCCCCAAGGCCCGCGCCCCTGTCCCCAACCTCAAcccctaccgccgccgccaaacCCTCCGCccccgagctcgccgccgccatgaggCCGCTCGACGAGAAGGAGACGACGCAGGTCTTCGAGAAGCTGTTCAAGTTCACGGGCCCCAACCTGAAGCACCTCCTGGAGCGTCCCGCCGTGGAGGGCCCCGACCCGGAGCCGGGCCGCTACTGCCTCCGCCTCCACAAGAACCGCGTCTACTACGCCTCCGAGTCCCTCgtccgccgcgccaccgccgtcgcccgcccgcgcctcgccgccgtggGCACCCCCATCGGTAAGTTCACCCACCACGGCTCGTTCCACCTCACCGTCcacgcgctcgacctcctggcggcgcacgcgcgccgccgcgtctGGCTCAAGCCCGACACGGAGCGCTCCTTCCTCTTCGGCAACTCCGTGCCCAAGTCCTCCCTCGCCCGCATCACCGAGAACACCaaggccggcgacggcgtcgtcgtCATGTCCATGGCCGACGTGCCGCTCGGCTTCGGCGTCGCCGCGAGGTCGGCGCAGGACTGCAGGAAAGCCGACACCAACGCAGTCGTCGTGCTGCACCAGTCTGACGCCGGGGAGTACCTCcgcaaggaggaggagctcatgtGAGGTGAGGGCACAATGCCACAACCTTGGTTGGATAATATTGAGTGAAATTGGAAAGATGTATACCTTATTGTAGTGTTCCAAGGCTTCAACATTTCAACCTTTGCAATTTAGATGTACCAAATGATTAATTGGTTTTGAGATATGATGATTGCGGCTGCCAATGTTAATGTCTGTCAATGGTTCAATGCGAATTTAGAGTTTTTGTGCTTTTTTGGGATTAGGATCAAACTGAATTATCAGGCAAGGTAGTCTGAGAAAAAGTAGTCTAATTGGACAGTATTCTGTGTTATATGTAGTGAAGAACTTGGACATCAGAGATAATCAAGCTAATTGATGGAATATGTCATGTCCTATATGCGTCAATAGGGCAGTGTGATGGAGCATGTGAATGGATATAAGACCattctgttttatttttttggtcAAGCCTCCAAGCATATGCATTTGAATGCCGTCTATGCTATGATGTGATTATGGTGTCAGTTTTATTAATTGTTGATGCTACTGCTCAATGTTTTGTCTTTTGAATTAATCAAATGAGTATTCGGACCACATTATTTCCTAAATTCTACATAATTAATCAAGCAAAGTAAGTTTCTAATAAGGAGTTCTACTTTGTGCGCTTCATTGTTGAATTTTTTTAGAGTGCTTAATCTGCTAGCAGTTCTCAGGATATGTATGTGAGTAAAACTTATAACTTAGTTGCATTGAGAAAGCATGCTTAATCAAAGAAATCTGCTGTGTTAGATGACAACAGACCTATAGGATATCTCCCCTGAATGTTTTTACAGCTATGAATTGGAAAACACGGTAGAATGGTTGCTGTTCTTGCAAGTTGCAAAGGGATTTCATTCTTCTTcatcaattttttatttgtcTGGTGACCTGGTCCCGGTGGATGAGGTACCAGGCTAGGATGTTTAGttggatgtatttttttttcctttttttctttcttaacTTCAGTCCAGCATGTTGTTGTGATTTTAGCATGTCATGGCTGATTGGTTGCCCTGAGCTGTTATAATCACTTGTCATCGGGCTGCAATCTAGTACCTACCATAGAAGTCTGCTTTTACAACCTTACTAGCACTGGTTTTCCCTTGGAGCATGGTCTCCCTGAGCCGATTCGAGGCTTGGCATCCTCTTATTAAGATGAAGCAGAGGTCTGCATAACTGATTATGCAGTAGGCTACTATATTATGTTGGTTTTCATAACATCTTCATGTACTGTATAGATCCATTTGGCATTTCCTGAACATGAAACTTGTATACATCTGGTTTGAGCTTTGCGATCCTGTTCTAAGTTTTGACAGCTTTCATCATGCTTGCAGGTGATATGTTTCGTTTACACTTACAATCAATATTCAAATATCCCATTAGTTTTGGAGCTTTTCAACTAGTGCATGGAACAGTGGAGATGAATATTACAGGTGCTCAAGTCTAGTCCTGAGGCAAACCTGGGCTCGTAATTTTTTTCATCATGTAATCTATCAGTATGA encodes the following:
- the LOC101763086 gene encoding 60S ribosome subunit biogenesis protein NIP7 homolog, whose product is MRPLDEKETTQVFEKLFKFTGPNLKHLLERPAVEGPDPEPGRYCLRLHKNRVYYASESLVRRATAVARPRLAAVGTPIGKFTHHGSFHLTVHALDLLAAHARRRVWLKPDTERSFLFGNSVPKSSLARITENTKAGDGVVVMSMADVPLGFGVAARSAQDCRKADTNAVVVLHQSDAGEYLRKEEELM